GGCGGCCGGGACAATCAGACAGGAACTATCCAGATGAACAAGGTCGCGCTCATTACCGGCGGACAGCGGGGCATCGGGCTGGGTATCGCGGAGGCGCTTGCCGGGGCCGGTTACAACGTCGCCCTTTTGTCGCGCAGTGAACCGGAAGCGGCGGACGTCGGCGAGGCTCTGGAGCGGCTCGGGGACCGCGCCGCCTATTTCTGCCACGACCTGCAGGATGTCGCCGGTCACGGTCAGGTGCTGGACAGGGTGGAGGAGCGGCTCGGGCCGGTCACCACCTTCGTCTCAAATGCCGGCGTTCCCGCGAAGGTGCGCGGCGACATGCTCGATCTCCGGCCGGACAGTTTCGACTTCGTTCTCGGTGTGAACCTCAGAGGAGCATTCTTTCTGGCCCAGGACGTGGCGCGCCGGATGCTGAAGCTGCCGGAGGACACGTATCGTTCGATCACCTTCGTGACCTCCGTCAGTGCCACAATGGTCTCCATCGAACGGGCCGAATACTGCCTGTCCAAGGCGGGCGCCGCGATGATGGCGGAGCTTTTCGCCGTCCGGCTTGCTCCTCACGGCATCGGCGTCTTCGAGCTGCGGCCGGGCATCATCGAAACCGGCATGACCGCCGGCGTGAAGGACAAGTATACCGCGCGGATCGAGGGCGGTCTTGTTCCTGCCGGACGCTGGGGGCAGCCGGCGGATATCGGCTCAATCATTCTTCCGATCGCCGAAGGCCGGATGGCCTTTGCGACCGGTTCTTCCATTGCGGTCGACGGCGGCCTGTCGATCCCGCGACTTTGAGAGACACTTCATGGAAAAAGGCTACGATTTCATCGTCATAGGCGGCGGCAGCGCGGGCTCGGTCGTCGCCGCGCGGCTGACGGAAAATCCGGACGTGCAGGTCCTGCTCCTGGAAGCGGGCGGACGCGATTGGCATCCTTATTATCATCTGCCTGCCGGTTTCGCGAAGATGACCAAGGGGATCGGCTCCTGGGGCTGGCACACGGTCCCGCAGAAGCACATGAACGGCCGCGTGTTCCGCTATACCCAGGCCAGGGTGATCGGCGGCGGCTCGGCGATCAATGCGCAGATCTACACCCGCGGCAATGCGCTCGATTACGAGGAGTGGCGCCAGTTGGGCTGTGAGGGCTGGGGCTACGAGGATGTTCTGCCCTATTTCCGAAAGGCGGAAGACAACGACACGTTCGACGACAGGTACCACGGCAAGGGCGGTCCCCTCGGCGTTTCCAGGCCATGCGCCCCGCTGCCGATTTGCGAAGCCTATTTCGAGGCCGCCGCGGAACTCGGCATTCCACGTAATCATGACGTTGCGGGCGAGAAGCAGGACGGTGTCGCCTATTATCAGCTGACCCAGAGAAACGCCCGCCGGTCGTCGGCGGCGATGGCCTATCTCGCGCCGAACCGCAACCGGGCGAACCTCCACGTCAGGACCGGGGCGCAGGTGCGCCGGATCCTGGTTGAAAACGGCCGTGCGACCGGCGTCGAGCTGATCGACGGCACCCGGTTGACCGCAAGCTGCGAAATCGTGCTTTCCTCCGGGGCGATCGGTTCTCCCAGGCTGCTGCAATTGTCGGGCATCGGCCCTGCGGATCACCTCAAGGACCTCGGCATCGAGGTCGTCCTCGACCAGCCGGAGGTCGGCGCCAATCTCCAGGACCATCTTGACCTCTACTGCATTTGCGAGGTCAGCGGCCCGCATACCTATGACCGCTTCGCAAAGCCCCACTTGTCGGCTATCGCCGGCCTGCAATATCTCTTCACCCGGCGCGGTCCGGTTTCCTCCAGTCTATTTGAGACCGGCGGCTTCTGGTACGCGGACCCGGAAGCAAGGTCTCCGGATATCCAGTTCCACCTCGGCCTTGGCACGGGCATTGAATCGGGCGTCGCGGCAATGCCCGATGGCGGCGTTACGCTGAACTCGTGCTATCTGCGTCCGCGCTCGCGCGGGTCCGTCCGCCTTCAAAGCGCCAACCCGGGCGCCGCTCCCCTGATCGATCCGAATTATCTGGAGGATCCGCAGGACAGGGAGATGTCCATCCGCGGCCTGAAACTGACGCAGGAGATCCTGACGCAGAAACCGCTCGAACCCTTCATCAAGGCCGAGCGCCTGCCCGGGCCCGACGTCAGGACCGACGAAGACTACTTCCGCTTCATCTGCGAGCATTCCAAGACGTCCCACCATGCCGCGGGCACGTGCCGGATGGGGGCCGATGACAGGGCGGTCGTCGATCCCCGCCTTCGCTTCAACGGTCTTGAGGGCCTGCGCGTCGTGGACGCGTCGATCATGCCAAGGCTCATCTCTTCCAACACCAATGCTGCGGCCATCATGATCGGCGAGAAAGCCGCCGACATGATCCGCCAGGACCACGGGTATCCCTCATGATACGTCACATCGTGCTCATCAAATTCCAGCCCGGCGTCGGCGAAGAAGAAATCGCCCGGCTGTTTGCCGAACTGCGCGCCATCGAAGCGAAAGTGACCGGAATTCTCGGAATCACTTCCGGGCGCAGCGAAAGCCCGGAGAAGATCGAGCGGGGCTACATGCACGGCTTCGTCATCGATTTCGCCGACTGGGAGGCGCTGGAAGCGTATCAGACCCATCCCGACCACAAAGCCCTCGGTGCCAGGCTGGTCGCCAACGCGATTGGCGGGATCGACGGGATTCTCGTCCTGGACATACCCGTCGCCGCCTGACCTTTCGCTGGAGAATACCATGCTGACGCTCCCCACCACGGACAACCGCCTGGAGACCTACACGCTTTCCGGCCAGGCCCTGACGCCGCGTGCCCCACGTGTGCCCTTGACGCGGACGGCCTTTGCGGCCGCCCATGTGGTCTCGGATCCCTTGCGCGAACGCGATCCCTGGGTCGGCCGTCCCGCCGTCGACTGGGAGAACACCCTGCGTTTCCGGCACTGGCTCTGGGATCAGGGCCTGGGTCTTGCCGAGGCCATGGACACGGCCCAACGCGGCATGGGTGTGGACTGGCCGACGGCAAGGGAGCTCATCGAGCGCACCATGAAGGAGGCAAGGGCGCATCCGATGAAGCCGCGCGTTGCCTGCGGTGCAGGCACCGATCAGGTGCCGCTCGAGGACCTCAGGACCACAGAGGCTATCGCAGAAGCCTATTCGGAGCAGATGGAGGCCATCGAGGCTGCCGGCGGACAGGTGATCATCATGGCCTCGCGCGCCTTTCCCGCCATCAAGGCGGGGCCGGACGATTATGCCCGCGTCTATGGCAAGCTGGTGAAGCAGGCTGCGGCACCGGTCATCCTGCACTGGCTCGGGGACATGTTCGATCCGGCGCTCAAAGGCTACTGGGGATCGGAGGACATCGGCGCGGCGTCGGATGCGGTGCTTTCCATCATCGAAGACAATCCGGAAAAGGTCGACGGTATCAAGATTTCGCTGCTCGACCAGGCACATGAAGAGGCTTTCCGGGCGCGCCTGCCAGATGGCGTCCGGCTTTATACCGGAGACGATTTCAACTATGCGCAGCTGATCGAAGGCGACGGGACGCACTATTCGCACGCCCTGCTGGGCGCCTTCGCGGCCATCGCGCCCGTGGCCAGCCAGGCGCTCGAAGCCCTCGCGCAGGGCGATACCGAAACCTATCACCGGCTTTTCGCGCCGACCGTTCCGCTCAGCCGGGAAATCTTCAAGGCGCCCACCCGGTTCTACAAGGCCGGGATCGCCTTCCTGGCCTGGCTCAACGATGCGCAAAGCCACTTCATCATGCCGGGCGGGTTTCAGTCCTCGCGGGAAATCACCCACTATGCCGAGGTCTTCCGGCTTGCGGACCGATCCCGTTTGTTGTCAAAACCCGATGTCGCAGTGGAACGGATGACCCTGCTCTTGAAGCTGCATGGGATTGGCTGAAGCGAATGAACAAAAGACCGACAATTCTGGATGTTGCACGGCACGCAGGTGTGTCCAAGTCGACCGTGTCGCTCGTTCTGCAGAATTCCACGTTGGTCAAGGAGACGACCCGGGCAGATGTCATGAGGGCGATTGCCGACCTCGGCTATGTCTACAACCGCTCGGCCGCGGGCCTGCGCGGGGCGGGTTCCGGTCTGATCGGCCTGATCATCAACGACCTGCGCAACCCGTTCTTCACCGAGTTCGCGGCAAGCGCACAGATGTGTTTCGCCCGGCAGGGATATTCAACCGTCATCGCCAACACCGACGAGGATCCGGAGATCCAGGCGCAGGTGATCGATGCCATGATCGAACACGGTGTTTCCGCCTTCGTCATCTCGCCAACCTATGGCGGTGACAACCAGCCGTTCGATCGTATCCGGCGCGCCGGCATCCCGGCCATGCAGGTGCTTCGGCAACTCGATGAACGGACGGACCTTTTCCCTTTGCGTCCCACGACTATGCGGGGGGCGGGGTCCTGGCGACCGAACATCTCATCGAACTGGGCAGCCGGAGCATTGCCTTCGTCGGTGGCATCAAGGACCGGCCGATCACGCTTGAGCGCATGTCCGGCTACAGTGCGGCGATGACCTCGCAGTCCTTGGTGCCCAGGGCCTTCCACGGGCGGCCGTCGAGGGCCTTTGGCCGCGACATCGCCTTGCACCTTGCAACGGTACACAGGGACATCGAGGCAGCGGTGTGTTTCAGCGATCTGGTTGCCCTGGGAATGCTCAGCGGCTTTGCCGAAGCCGGCATCCGCGCCGGCAGGGACTTCAGGATCGTCGGCTTCGATGACATCGAGGAAAGCTCGATCGCCTTTCCGCGGCTCAGTTCCGTCAGGTGCGATTCCGCCCTGTTCGGCCGCAACGCCGCGGAGGCGATGCTGGCATGGATTACCGAGGGAAAGCGGCCTCCGGACAAAAGGCGCTACGACGTCGAACTGATTGCGCGCCAGTCCAGCCTCTGGCCAGACAACGACGGCAAGCAGTCCGACAAATCGGCTCCGGCAGCTTTTTGAAGCTGCAGTTGCGGCGGCGGCCCCGGCAAGGGGGCACGAGCGCATAGGATGCATCCGGTCCATTTGCTGCCCGGACTTGCGGACGCGCTGCCCGCCTTCTTGTCCTGTCCTGCGGCGCCGCCAAATGTTCCATAATCTATATTATGCGTAATGTTATAACATATCGTACTATATAGGATGGAACGCTGCTGTCCTGCGCGGCACCTGCCCGTCCGTGCCGGCAATACTGAGATCTTGGGCGTTGCCCTTGAAACGGGAACGCTGCTGCACGTCGCGATGCCGCCAGGCGCCTTTCGAAACGCTAAGGTTTCTGGTACTTTTGTTGGAAGGGAGAAGACAATGGCTGCTGTTGAACGCCACGGTCGCTCGTGGTCCCGAGCTGTAGGAATCGGCATTCTCGTCTCTATTCTCACTGCGGTTGTTATGCTCGCGCTCACGGCCGCCGGCATGTCCCCCTTCCCCAAACCACCGTCCCTTGCCTTTGCCGAAACCGTGCTCATGCGAAGCCTGCCGCTTCCGGTTGGCCTCCTTTTCCATACAGTATACGTGACGTTCTGGTGCGTGGTTTACGTGCGGTATTTTCCGAAGCGGGATATCTGGACCGCGTTGCTGCTTGCGGCGGCTCTTTGGGTGATCATCCTTGTGGCCTTCTTCCCCATTGTCGGATGGGGCTTTGCGGGGCTGTCTGTCAGCCCAAGACTGATTGTGGCGTCCTTCGTGCCGCATCTCCTGTTCGGATTGCTGCTGTGGGCATCGGACAAGTACCTGCCTGGAAACATGTCCGGCACATAGGGACCGCTGCCCAGGTGGACACCGCCTCCGGCGCGGTGGCGAGCCGGACAGAACAGCTCAAGAGCGTCGTCGACGATTTCCTTACCCGGGTGGCGGCAGCCTGATATCCTGTTGAACTTGGATTACCGGCCTTACAAACCAGCCCGGTGATGTGCTTTTGCTGACCGCACCCCGCCGGAAGGCGGGGTGCGGAGTCTCCCGGCCGACGTGGGTATCAACCGTTACGATTGCGAACGCAACTGATCGTAGTCGAAGTTCTCCAGAACATCGATTTCATCGGCCGCGTAGGGCAGATTGTAGCGCGGATAATATGAAGGCGCGGCGTTATATCCATAATAGGGGTATGCATAAAACCCGGGCCGTCCATAGGCTGCGGCATCCACGATTACCGCGCTGATCGTGCCGTTGTTCACGATCATGTCGGTCACGTAGCCGTAGCGGGTGTTCTCGCTGAGATATGCATAGTCGCCCATGAGATCCGTTGCCTTGAAGACCGTTGTCCCCGTCGCCAGATCATCCTCGACCTTGGCGATATCTTCGGTATCGGTCTGGAAAAGGAACTCTTTTTCGAACACCGAATAGTCATCGACATTGTCTTCCGTCACAGGAACCGTGAGGCGCGTGCCATCTTCGGAAAGCCGGGCTTCTTCCCACGGAATCGAGACGTGCGTGTCGCCGATGTCCCACACTCCGCCGACCTCGGCTATGACGGAAAGAACCCGGCCATCGTCACTGAAAATGATGTTCTCGACGTCGCCGATTTCCTCGCCTGCAGTGTCGACGACATCCGTTTCATCGAACATCCTCTCGACGCTCCAGCCCGCGGAATAAAGCGGGTCGTAACGCCATTCGCTCAGCACGACGACGTTTTCGCCCGCCGGCTACTCGTTGGCGGTCTGATCCTGGGCAAGCGCCTGGGTTGCAAAGGCTATTGCGAGCACGCTGGTTCCATAAAGCAGCTTCTTCATCGAATCCTCCTCAGGTCCGGTTCCGGGACTCGGCAAGTAAAATCGAAGTGTGTCGTAAAGCCCGAGCCCGTTTCCGGCCTAATCCCCACCTGGCCGAGAAGTTCCAAAAGCTTCTGCGGCGAACGTGGCACCCGACAAACCGGGTGCACCGGCGCAGCGCGGAACAATAATTCAGCGAAAGCGTTGAATGCGTATGAGCCAACAACTTGGATGTACGGTCAGCCGCCGGCCGCGGCGAGGAGAGAGAATGGTTGAAGTCAGGACAATGATCGGGCAAGGCATATTGATTGCGGCACTGGCCTTTGTGGCCGGGCCAGCCATTGCTCAGACCGCCACGCCGAATGTGCTGGTGGAAGTCTCCGGCCGTAACGATTTGCTTGTCCAGCGGCTCAACATCACAGTCGAGGATCTCCGCGACATGACTGTGTTCGGCGCGAACAACGAGAAAATCGGCGACATTGACGACGTACTGGCCACCCAGGACGGCCAGGTTGCTGCTGTGACCCTGGATGTCGGCGGCTATCTCGGTGTCGGCGAAAGATCCGTGGTGATCGCCTTGGAACAGATAAAGTTGGACGGATTGCGCATGGTTCTGAATATGACGAAAGAAGAAGTCGAATCCCTGCCCAACTGGGATGGCTGATCCCCCCACTCGCTTATCTGGACGCCGGTAGGCGATCGCTGTCAGAGATCCGGCGGCGCATTCCTCAATCTCAGGCAACGCACCGCCAGACGTCAATCCTCAAAGATAGGGTTCCACGACACCGCAGGCGACGCGAGCGCCGGGATCGGCATTGGCCGTATAAGTGTCGGCATGTTCATGCACGATCACAGCCGTTCCGTCATCGTCGAGCAGGTCGGCTTTCTCCCCGCCGAGCGAAATGCCGCGATGGAAGAAATGGGCCGTGCCAGCACCTTCGACATCCATGAAAATGTTCGGCAGGTCGCCGGTGTGAGGTTCCTCCTGCGAAAGGAAGCCGTGCACGGTGCCTTCGGGCGCAATATGGCCGCCTGCCGCTGAGAAATCGGGCGAGCATTTGCCCGTCTCGTGCAGGTGGATGGCGTGCTCGCCCGGCGCATGCCCGGTGATCAGTGCTTCAATAAGGACCCCATTCGGCCCGTCGGTGAATTCCACACTGCCTGCGGGCTCACCTTCGGATGTCGTGAGCCGTGCGATTGCCTTGGCCGGCTCCTGCGAAAAGACCGGGACAGACGCACCGGCAGACAGCAAAGCGGCCGCTATCACGCTCGTGAGGAGTTTCGTTCTGTGTCTCATCCGTTCGCTCCCTGTTCGTTGGGTCTTGCCGGGTAACGGAGACGGGTCGGGAATGTTCCGGCATTGGCCAGGCCGGATATGCTGGAACCACGTGGTTCGGGCTGCGTTGAGCCACCATCAGGTCGCGCCCGCGACCGTCCTTATCAACAGGACGAGGCTCAAATGGCACATTCCGATACTCATCGCCCGGCTTCGCGGATATCTCTGGCTCCCCTTGCCCTTGCCGTCTTCGGCGGGGCCGTGGCCCTGAAACTGCTTGGTTCATCAGGGCACGTCCCGCCGCCCGCGCGCGACAGTGCTCCCGGCCGGACAGCCCGCAGAACCCGTTTCGGCGACTATGCGGTCGTGGGGCGCTCGGTCACCATCAACCGGCCGCGCCGGGAGCTCTTCGCCTTCTGGCGTGATTTCGAGAACCTGCCGAAGTTCATGGAAAACGTGCAGTCGGTCCAGTTCACCGGCAAAAAACGCGCCGTATGGACCATTTCCGCTCCGTTCGGACAGACCGTCGAGGTGGAAACCGAGATCGTTGAGGAGCGCAAGGACGAGCTCATCGCCTGGCGCAGCGTCGAAGGCTCGGAGGTAGAAACCGAGGGCCGAATTCATTTCAAGGACGCCCCCGCCGGACGCGGCACGGTCATCGAAGCCATCATCGCCTACAAGCCTCCTGCCGGAGAAACCGGA
This sequence is a window from Roseibium salinum. Protein-coding genes within it:
- a CDS encoding 3-ketoacyl-ACP reductase, translated to MNKVALITGGQRGIGLGIAEALAGAGYNVALLSRSEPEAADVGEALERLGDRAAYFCHDLQDVAGHGQVLDRVEERLGPVTTFVSNAGVPAKVRGDMLDLRPDSFDFVLGVNLRGAFFLAQDVARRMLKLPEDTYRSITFVTSVSATMVSIERAEYCLSKAGAAMMAELFAVRLAPHGIGVFELRPGIIETGMTAGVKDKYTARIEGGLVPAGRWGQPADIGSIILPIAEGRMAFATGSSIAVDGGLSIPRL
- a CDS encoding GMC family oxidoreductase — protein: MEKGYDFIVIGGGSAGSVVAARLTENPDVQVLLLEAGGRDWHPYYHLPAGFAKMTKGIGSWGWHTVPQKHMNGRVFRYTQARVIGGGSAINAQIYTRGNALDYEEWRQLGCEGWGYEDVLPYFRKAEDNDTFDDRYHGKGGPLGVSRPCAPLPICEAYFEAAAELGIPRNHDVAGEKQDGVAYYQLTQRNARRSSAAMAYLAPNRNRANLHVRTGAQVRRILVENGRATGVELIDGTRLTASCEIVLSSGAIGSPRLLQLSGIGPADHLKDLGIEVVLDQPEVGANLQDHLDLYCICEVSGPHTYDRFAKPHLSAIAGLQYLFTRRGPVSSSLFETGGFWYADPEARSPDIQFHLGLGTGIESGVAAMPDGGVTLNSCYLRPRSRGSVRLQSANPGAAPLIDPNYLEDPQDREMSIRGLKLTQEILTQKPLEPFIKAERLPGPDVRTDEDYFRFICEHSKTSHHAAGTCRMGADDRAVVDPRLRFNGLEGLRVVDASIMPRLISSNTNAAAIMIGEKAADMIRQDHGYPS
- a CDS encoding Dabb family protein; translation: MIRHIVLIKFQPGVGEEEIARLFAELRAIEAKVTGILGITSGRSESPEKIERGYMHGFVIDFADWEALEAYQTHPDHKALGARLVANAIGGIDGILVLDIPVAA
- a CDS encoding dihydrodipicolinate synthase family protein, which encodes MLTLPTTDNRLETYTLSGQALTPRAPRVPLTRTAFAAAHVVSDPLRERDPWVGRPAVDWENTLRFRHWLWDQGLGLAEAMDTAQRGMGVDWPTARELIERTMKEARAHPMKPRVACGAGTDQVPLEDLRTTEAIAEAYSEQMEAIEAAGGQVIIMASRAFPAIKAGPDDYARVYGKLVKQAAAPVILHWLGDMFDPALKGYWGSEDIGAASDAVLSIIEDNPEKVDGIKISLLDQAHEEAFRARLPDGVRLYTGDDFNYAQLIEGDGTHYSHALLGAFAAIAPVASQALEALAQGDTETYHRLFAPTVPLSREIFKAPTRFYKAGIAFLAWLNDAQSHFIMPGGFQSSREITHYAEVFRLADRSRLLSKPDVAVERMTLLLKLHGIG
- a CDS encoding LacI family DNA-binding transcriptional regulator, whose product is MNKRPTILDVARHAGVSKSTVSLVLQNSTLVKETTRADVMRAIADLGYVYNRSAAGLRGAGSGLIGLIINDLRNPFFTEFAASAQMCFARQGYSTVIANTDEDPEIQAQVIDAMIEHGVSAFVISPTYGGDNQPFDRIRRAGIPAMQVLRQLDERTDLFPLRPTTMRGAGSWRPNISSNWAAGALPSSVASRTGRSRLSACPATVRR
- a CDS encoding substrate-binding domain-containing protein, whose amino-acid sequence is MAFVGGIKDRPITLERMSGYSAAMTSQSLVPRAFHGRPSRAFGRDIALHLATVHRDIEAAVCFSDLVALGMLSGFAEAGIRAGRDFRIVGFDDIEESSIAFPRLSSVRCDSALFGRNAAEAMLAWITEGKRPPDKRRYDVELIARQSSLWPDNDGKQSDKSAPAAF
- a CDS encoding PRC-barrel domain-containing protein encodes the protein MLSEWRYDPLYSAGWSVERMFDETDVVDTAGEEIGDVENIIFSDDGRVLSVIAEVGGVWDIGDTHVSIPWEEARLSEDGTRLTVPVTEDNVDDYSVFEKEFLFQTDTEDIAKVEDDLATGTTVFKATDLMGDYAYLSENTRYGYVTDMIVNNGTISAVIVDAAAYGRPGFYAYPYYGYNAAPSYYPRYNLPYAADEIDVLENFDYDQLRSQS
- a CDS encoding PRC-barrel domain-containing protein, which codes for MVEVRTMIGQGILIAALAFVAGPAIAQTATPNVLVEVSGRNDLLVQRLNITVEDLRDMTVFGANNEKIGDIDDVLATQDGQVAAVTLDVGGYLGVGERSVVIALEQIKLDGLRMVLNMTKEEVESLPNWDG
- a CDS encoding superoxide dismutase family protein; translated protein: MRHRTKLLTSVIAAALLSAGASVPVFSQEPAKAIARLTTSEGEPAGSVEFTDGPNGVLIEALITGHAPGEHAIHLHETGKCSPDFSAAGGHIAPEGTVHGFLSQEEPHTGDLPNIFMDVEGAGTAHFFHRGISLGGEKADLLDDDGTAVIVHEHADTYTANADPGARVACGVVEPYL
- a CDS encoding SRPBCC family protein; the encoded protein is MAHSDTHRPASRISLAPLALAVFGGAVALKLLGSSGHVPPPARDSAPGRTARRTRFGDYAVVGRSVTINRPRRELFAFWRDFENLPKFMENVQSVQFTGKKRAVWTISAPFGQTVEVETEIVEERKDELIAWRSVEGSEVETEGRIHFKDAPAGRGTVIEAIIAYKPPAGETGRLIAKLFQKEPNIQGRRELKRLKMLMETGEIATAQFHTQTA